A window of Terriglobus sp. RCC_193 contains these coding sequences:
- a CDS encoding carboxypeptidase regulatory-like domain-containing protein, which produces MTPLHFSRKATLSVSLALACITVGHAQSNTGTILGTVQDDTGAAIPGATVTIRNLGTGETRTATSDSSGVYNVPNLQIGHYSITIAHDGFTSAQITDTELQVAQRATINPVLHVGAITDKVDVIASQTPLLNEASSAVGQVIDTQTVQNVPLNGRNFWQLTQLTPGVSFIQGGQNIASGGTSIRASAVNVNVNGLSPSWTGWYLDGSNITESQLGGTLISPNVDALQEFKVESSNMPADYGHSPTIVNATLKSGTNAYHGTAYEFLRNNAFDAKNYFYVPPAGSTRRNQPLHRNQFGFAIGGPIVKDHTFFFLDLQSTLYRLGQNFDNIVPSAAMRTGNYQGTGITLKDPLTGAAFANNTIPANRIVPQAQFFLKYLPDANQLRGNVSHAVLTNRLKQQLDQGDIRIDQTLFSKDRLMGRYSITDNHETDPNPFPALGGFPLRSRGQNVVLRETHIFSPKWLTEAQFSYYRSVFFFTSSLQGQNINQQAGIKGLEGLSPDQYQGMPQLSISNYAGFTGQSGNYPKQNKIRSWQYVIRATYTSGKHEVRFGYENFHDTNTYLFGSNSVGTFTFSNSYSGDNFADFLLGYPASGLRSYFRQPWGNYVNFQSMYVQDDYKASSKLTINAGLRWEINPFYNGIKGQTSGWNPSNGKLVIPSDFSMNAQPGTPYLYSLFSDRLQYSNDLGLPTSIRKAARKNVGPRFGVAYKPEENTVLRAGYGIFYLFPDNNAINNTQNVVPFIASQTVNNVKPTPTLTFGDFYSGQPIVAANTSNATCSFGSVALSCSQPSLTTMDLQVKNSYTQEYNVAVQHQFGRKVSLDVAYVGNRTQHIVQPFSANDPFPGTGTIQNRRPYQQWGTLTLYRYAGNANYNSLQTKLETRALNGATFLVSYTYGACLTDGTFNGQTREVSGGYYYYGPCNYDIKHNFVTSGLYELPFGKGKMFASGASGIVQGLIGNWSLSGVGTLQSGLPFTLTISSDQANTGLGGQRPNITGRPQMVRRPGCWYYDSRNASCPTGGTDAFSIPAQYTYGNGSTNTMRNDGLVQFDVSVLKKIPFGDARSLEFRGSFFNVFNHTTFATPVTNIDSTSAGQITSTLNAARSIELAAKIYF; this is translated from the coding sequence ATGACACCGCTGCACTTTTCCCGGAAGGCCACCCTCTCTGTATCGCTTGCACTTGCCTGCATCACCGTGGGCCATGCGCAGTCCAACACCGGTACCATTCTCGGCACGGTGCAGGACGACACCGGCGCCGCCATCCCCGGTGCGACGGTAACCATTCGCAATCTGGGCACAGGAGAAACGCGCACTGCCACTTCAGACAGCAGCGGTGTCTACAACGTTCCCAATCTGCAAATCGGCCATTACTCCATCACCATCGCGCATGACGGCTTCACGTCAGCACAGATCACCGACACCGAACTGCAGGTGGCCCAGCGCGCCACGATCAACCCCGTACTGCACGTGGGCGCGATCACTGACAAGGTGGACGTCATCGCCTCGCAGACTCCGCTGCTGAATGAAGCGTCCTCTGCCGTGGGCCAGGTCATTGATACGCAGACGGTGCAGAACGTACCGCTGAACGGACGTAACTTCTGGCAGTTGACGCAGCTTACGCCCGGCGTCAGCTTCATTCAGGGCGGACAAAACATTGCTTCCGGCGGCACCTCCATCCGTGCCAGCGCCGTCAACGTCAACGTGAATGGCCTTTCGCCTTCGTGGACCGGATGGTATCTGGATGGATCAAACATCACCGAGTCGCAGCTTGGCGGCACACTCATTTCGCCGAACGTGGATGCGTTGCAGGAGTTCAAGGTGGAGTCCAGCAACATGCCCGCCGACTACGGCCACAGCCCCACCATCGTGAACGCCACGCTCAAGAGCGGCACCAACGCCTACCACGGCACGGCATACGAATTTCTGCGCAACAATGCCTTCGACGCGAAGAACTATTTCTACGTTCCGCCTGCGGGTTCCACGCGCCGCAACCAGCCGCTGCATCGCAACCAGTTCGGCTTCGCCATCGGTGGTCCCATCGTGAAGGACCACACCTTCTTCTTCCTCGACCTGCAATCGACGCTGTACCGGCTGGGCCAGAACTTTGACAACATTGTGCCCTCTGCCGCCATGCGCACCGGCAACTACCAGGGCACAGGCATTACGCTGAAAGACCCCCTTACCGGCGCTGCATTTGCGAATAATACGATCCCCGCAAACCGCATCGTCCCGCAGGCCCAGTTCTTCCTGAAGTATCTGCCGGACGCAAATCAGCTTCGCGGTAATGTCTCACACGCAGTGCTGACAAACCGTCTGAAGCAACAACTGGATCAGGGCGACATCCGCATTGATCAGACACTGTTCTCGAAGGACCGTCTGATGGGCCGTTACTCCATTACGGACAACCACGAGACGGACCCCAATCCCTTCCCCGCACTTGGCGGTTTCCCGCTGCGTAGCCGCGGCCAGAACGTGGTGCTGCGCGAGACGCACATCTTTTCACCGAAGTGGCTGACCGAAGCGCAGTTCTCTTACTACCGCAGTGTCTTCTTCTTCACCAGTTCGCTGCAGGGGCAAAACATCAACCAGCAGGCGGGCATCAAAGGCCTGGAAGGTCTCTCGCCCGATCAATATCAGGGCATGCCGCAGCTCAGCATCTCCAACTACGCGGGCTTCACCGGCCAGAGCGGCAACTATCCCAAGCAGAACAAGATTCGTTCATGGCAATACGTTATCCGCGCCACGTACACCAGCGGCAAACATGAAGTCCGCTTCGGCTACGAAAACTTCCACGACACCAACACCTATCTCTTCGGTTCGAATTCGGTAGGCACGTTTACCTTCAGCAACTCCTACTCCGGCGATAACTTCGCGGACTTTCTGCTGGGCTATCCCGCATCGGGCCTGCGCAGCTACTTCCGCCAGCCGTGGGGTAACTACGTGAACTTTCAGTCGATGTATGTGCAGGACGACTACAAGGCAAGCTCCAAACTGACGATCAATGCCGGTCTGCGCTGGGAGATCAACCCGTTCTACAACGGCATCAAGGGACAGACCTCCGGCTGGAACCCATCCAACGGCAAGCTGGTGATTCCCTCTGACTTTTCGATGAACGCGCAGCCCGGAACGCCGTATCTGTATTCGCTGTTCTCCGATCGACTGCAATACTCAAACGATCTTGGCCTACCGACCTCCATCCGCAAGGCGGCACGCAAGAACGTAGGCCCACGCTTTGGTGTGGCTTACAAGCCGGAAGAAAACACGGTGCTGCGCGCAGGCTACGGCATCTTTTATCTCTTCCCGGATAACAACGCCATCAACAACACGCAGAACGTTGTGCCGTTCATTGCATCGCAGACGGTGAACAACGTAAAGCCAACACCAACGCTGACGTTCGGCGATTTTTACTCCGGCCAGCCCATCGTCGCTGCAAACACTTCGAACGCAACCTGCTCCTTCGGCTCTGTCGCACTCTCCTGCTCGCAGCCCAGCCTCACCACGATGGACCTGCAGGTGAAGAACTCCTACACGCAGGAATACAACGTTGCCGTGCAGCATCAGTTCGGTCGTAAGGTATCGCTCGATGTTGCCTACGTGGGCAATCGCACACAACACATCGTGCAGCCGTTCTCTGCGAACGACCCATTCCCCGGGACGGGAACCATCCAGAACCGTAGGCCATATCAGCAGTGGGGCACACTCACGCTGTATCGCTACGCAGGCAACGCCAACTACAACTCACTGCAAACCAAGCTGGAAACACGCGCGCTCAACGGAGCGACCTTTCTCGTCTCCTACACTTACGGCGCCTGCCTCACGGATGGCACCTTCAACGGCCAAACCCGCGAGGTCAGCGGCGGCTATTACTACTACGGGCCCTGCAACTACGACATCAAGCACAACTTCGTCACCAGCGGCCTGTATGAGCTGCCCTTCGGCAAAGGCAAGATGTTCGCATCGGGTGCCAGCGGCATCGTGCAGGGCCTGATCGGCAACTGGAGCCTGTCGGGTGTGGGCACTCTACAATCTGGCCTGCCGTTCACCCTGACCATCAGTAGCGATCAGGCGAACACCGGCCTCGGCGGCCAGCGCCCCAACATCACAGGACGCCCGCAGATGGTACGCAGACCCGGCTGCTGGTATTACGATTCGCGCAACGCATCCTGCCCCACCGGTGGCACAGACGCGTTCAGCATCCCCGCCCAATACACCTACGGCAACGGTAGTACCAACACCATGCGCAACGACGGTCTGGTGCAATTTGACGTGTCCGTGCTGAAGAAGATTCCCTTCGGCGATGCGCGTTCCCTGGAGTTCCGTGGCTCGTTCTTCAACGTCTTCAACCACACCACTTTTGCCACCCCGGTCACCAACATCGATTCCACTTCTGCGGGCCAGATCACCTCAACACTCAACGCAGCCCGTTCCATTGAGCTTGCGGCAAAGATCTACTTCTAA
- a CDS encoding PQQ-binding-like beta-propeller repeat protein, whose amino-acid sequence MPPRRNLLSSLAFTSVLIAASASAQTVDVHASWRAYGGAEDGTQYSSLKQINRTNVSHLREAWRVPTGDGRGYIFNPLIIGTTMYVLAQNNSIVALDAATGKQLWSHPLQAKTPLVPTRGLAYWQSADGKDQRLIFAVDNQLREINAVTGKSITTFGKEGNVDLREGLGRDLNKLTLVQSYNPGRIFGDLIILGSATNEEYDSAPGDIRAYNVLTGKMTWIFHTIPHPGEYGYDTWPKDAWKTVGGANAWGGMALDVKRGILYVPTASPKYNFYGANRTGSNLYGDSLIAINAHTGKRIWHFQMVHHDIWDYDNPNTPMLLTVKHNGKDVDVVAQTSKTGYLWVFDRVTGKSLWPIEEKPVPQDAMPGEHVWPTQPVPTKLEPFSRQTFTSKDLSPYLSPEEHARLKKQIDAARNEGIYTPPTTQDTVEMPGNNGGVNYGGAAVDPTHGYLYVVSKDLPAILKLQLPPAAPAGNTPEARGAAVYANTCSLCHGTNREGKAPVIPTLVDIDKRLTEEQVRQTVRYGKNQMPSFGSLPTAQVDDLMKFLKNPGLPIIESTNAVPAGDPATLRYRSGFGFLFAESGLPVIAPPWATLTAYDLNTGNVRWKIPLGEVPELAAKGITNTGAHFPKVNPVVTAGGLIFTGTRDRKIRALDAATGKVLWEHEVDAALEGMPAIYEINGKEYVVFCAAARATTYTHATPGHPASQEPIPGAYIAFSLPD is encoded by the coding sequence ATGCCACCACGGCGCAACCTGCTTAGCTCTCTTGCCTTCACCAGCGTTCTCATCGCAGCCTCAGCCTCCGCACAAACAGTAGACGTACATGCATCGTGGCGCGCTTATGGCGGCGCAGAAGATGGAACGCAATACTCGTCGCTGAAGCAGATCAACCGCACCAACGTCAGCCATCTGCGGGAAGCATGGCGCGTTCCCACGGGCGATGGTCGCGGCTACATTTTTAATCCGCTCATCATCGGCACAACGATGTATGTGCTGGCACAGAACAACAGCATCGTTGCGCTGGATGCAGCCACCGGCAAACAACTGTGGTCGCATCCGTTGCAGGCAAAAACACCGCTGGTTCCTACGCGTGGCCTTGCTTACTGGCAAAGTGCGGACGGTAAGGATCAGCGCCTCATCTTCGCAGTCGACAATCAGCTTCGTGAGATCAATGCGGTCACGGGCAAATCCATCACCACCTTCGGCAAAGAAGGCAACGTGGATCTACGCGAAGGCCTGGGCCGCGACCTAAACAAGCTGACGCTGGTGCAGTCCTACAATCCCGGCCGCATCTTCGGCGATCTCATAATCCTTGGCTCCGCCACCAACGAAGAATACGATTCCGCACCCGGCGACATCCGCGCGTACAACGTTCTCACCGGCAAGATGACATGGATCTTCCACACGATTCCGCATCCCGGCGAATACGGTTACGACACATGGCCGAAAGACGCATGGAAGACCGTGGGCGGAGCGAATGCGTGGGGAGGCATGGCGCTCGACGTAAAGCGCGGCATCCTCTACGTGCCCACCGCCAGCCCCAAGTACAACTTCTACGGTGCCAATCGTACCGGATCGAACCTCTATGGCGATTCGCTCATTGCCATCAACGCACACACCGGCAAGCGCATCTGGCACTTCCAGATGGTGCATCACGACATCTGGGATTACGACAACCCGAACACACCCATGCTGTTGACCGTGAAGCATAACGGCAAGGATGTGGACGTTGTCGCACAGACCAGCAAGACCGGCTACCTGTGGGTTTTCGATCGCGTAACCGGCAAGTCTCTCTGGCCCATTGAAGAGAAGCCTGTACCGCAGGACGCCATGCCCGGCGAACACGTATGGCCCACGCAGCCTGTGCCCACTAAGCTGGAGCCTTTCAGCCGCCAGACCTTCACATCAAAAGACCTGAGCCCGTACCTCTCACCCGAGGAACACGCGCGCCTGAAGAAGCAGATTGATGCCGCACGCAACGAAGGCATCTATACTCCACCCACCACGCAGGACACGGTGGAGATGCCCGGCAATAACGGCGGCGTGAATTACGGTGGCGCAGCCGTCGATCCAACACACGGCTATCTGTACGTCGTGTCCAAAGACCTGCCCGCAATACTGAAACTGCAACTGCCTCCCGCAGCACCCGCCGGCAACACGCCGGAGGCACGCGGTGCAGCCGTCTATGCCAACACATGCAGCCTGTGCCACGGCACCAATCGCGAAGGCAAAGCACCCGTCATCCCCACGCTGGTCGACATCGACAAGCGCCTGACCGAAGAGCAGGTCCGCCAGACCGTCCGCTACGGCAAAAATCAGATGCCATCCTTCGGCAGCCTGCCCACCGCGCAGGTGGATGACCTGATGAAGTTCCTGAAGAATCCGGGTCTGCCCATCATTGAAAGCACGAACGCGGTACCTGCCGGCGATCCCGCCACGCTGCGCTATCGCAGTGGTTTCGGCTTCCTCTTCGCAGAGAGTGGATTGCCCGTCATCGCTCCACCGTGGGCCACGCTCACCGCATACGACCTGAACACCGGCAATGTTCGCTGGAAGATTCCGCTGGGAGAAGTGCCGGAACTCGCAGCCAAAGGCATTACCAATACCGGCGCTCACTTTCCGAAGGTGAATCCCGTAGTCACAGCGGGTGGACTCATCTTCACCGGCACACGCGACCGCAAAATCCGCGCGCTCGACGCAGCCACCGGCAAAGTTCTATGGGAACACGAAGTAGATGCCGCGCTGGAAGGCATGCCCGCCATCTACGAGATTAACGGCAAAGAGTATGTCGTCTTCTGCGCCGCGGCACGCGCCACCACATACACGCACGCCACACCCGGTCACCCCGCATCGCAAGAGCCAATTCCCGGCGCATACATCGCGTTCAGCCTGCCGGATTAA
- a CDS encoding N-acetylglucosamine kinase: MAYFLAIDAGGTKTDFVLADETRTLARQRTGTIKRLRTDADTAQRNLEEGLRGLTAQSGIAMSAVLRTCVGTAGETVPMVADWLRETIAERVSGQLLLLGDVEIALDAAFCGGPGVLVLAGTGSNVAGRTPSGKMANTGGWGPVLSDQGSGHAIGLRAIRSVFMAIDEGRTTALQQAVMDFWNLPSLDLLIEYANRTPAPDVSRLAQLVYSVAQHGDPVAQEVLQAEGEALAHLVRLLIRKMRTLQGDPIFVPQLAFAGSIMERVLPVREALIASLRKDFPSLQTRDGVVDPIEGALWRARDQQAFEARAHAIEQRSTESLDATTAQPA, translated from the coding sequence ATGGCGTATTTTCTGGCGATTGATGCGGGTGGGACCAAAACGGACTTTGTGCTGGCAGATGAAACACGCACACTGGCGCGACAGCGCACCGGCACCATCAAGCGTCTTCGCACCGACGCGGATACCGCACAGCGAAACCTGGAAGAAGGACTTCGCGGACTGACCGCGCAGAGCGGCATTGCCATGTCCGCGGTGCTGCGGACCTGCGTGGGCACCGCAGGCGAAACCGTTCCCATGGTGGCGGACTGGCTGCGCGAAACCATCGCAGAACGCGTCAGCGGGCAGCTACTGCTTCTGGGCGATGTAGAGATTGCCCTGGATGCTGCCTTCTGTGGTGGCCCGGGGGTTCTGGTACTCGCGGGGACGGGTTCGAACGTTGCCGGTCGCACGCCTTCGGGCAAGATGGCCAACACCGGCGGATGGGGCCCCGTGCTCTCTGATCAGGGTTCCGGCCACGCCATTGGCCTGCGCGCCATCCGATCCGTCTTCATGGCTATTGATGAAGGCCGTACCACAGCGCTGCAGCAGGCCGTGATGGATTTCTGGAATCTGCCTTCTCTGGATCTGCTCATCGAATACGCCAACCGCACGCCTGCACCGGATGTTTCACGCCTGGCGCAGCTTGTGTACAGCGTGGCGCAACACGGTGATCCTGTCGCACAGGAAGTCTTGCAGGCCGAAGGCGAAGCGCTTGCCCACCTGGTGCGTCTGCTGATTCGCAAAATGCGGACTTTGCAGGGCGATCCGATCTTCGTCCCACAGCTTGCTTTCGCGGGCAGCATCATGGAGCGCGTACTGCCCGTGCGCGAAGCACTCATTGCATCGCTGCGCAAAGATTTTCCGTCGCTGCAAACGCGCGATGGCGTGGTCGATCCGATTGAGGGAGCGTTGTGGCGCGCACGCGACCAGCAGGCATTTGAAGCACGCGCACACGCAATCGAACAAAGGTCCACGGAGTCACTTGATGCCACCACGGCGCAACCTGCTTAG
- a CDS encoding SDR family NAD(P)-dependent oxidoreductase, producing the protein MSSLQTQQLNGKTALVTGASSGIGAATALALAAAGANVLVHYNSRSDEAQKVLDQVRAAGADGEIVQADLGTWEGTQILCRYAEGRKIDILVNNAGSLVQRTRVLEFTHELWEKVMMLNLTSAFFLSQAVLRGMSERKSGVIINMSSVAARFGGGLGALAYSSAKAAISTMTKGLTKEFAPQGVRVNCISPGTVDTGYHRSFSTQEGLDGVRAATPIGRLGTAEEIADLVVFLSSDQATFIHGQVIEINGGFFMA; encoded by the coding sequence ATGAGCAGCTTGCAGACACAACAACTGAATGGCAAAACAGCGCTGGTCACCGGGGCCAGCAGCGGCATTGGTGCTGCCACCGCGTTGGCGTTGGCCGCCGCGGGAGCGAATGTGCTGGTCCACTACAACTCGCGAAGCGACGAAGCACAGAAGGTGCTGGATCAGGTCCGCGCTGCCGGTGCTGACGGCGAGATCGTTCAGGCCGACCTGGGCACCTGGGAGGGAACGCAGATTCTCTGCCGTTACGCCGAGGGACGAAAGATCGACATCCTGGTGAACAACGCCGGATCGCTTGTGCAGCGCACACGCGTGCTGGAGTTCACGCATGAGCTGTGGGAGAAGGTGATGATGCTGAATCTCACCAGTGCGTTCTTCCTGTCGCAGGCGGTGCTGCGCGGCATGAGTGAACGCAAGAGCGGCGTCATTATCAACATGTCGTCGGTGGCTGCGCGTTTCGGCGGTGGTCTGGGTGCGTTGGCGTACTCGTCAGCGAAGGCTGCGATCTCGACGATGACGAAGGGATTGACGAAGGAGTTTGCGCCGCAGGGCGTGCGTGTGAACTGTATCTCGCCCGGCACGGTGGATACCGGCTATCACCGCTCGTTCTCCACACAGGAAGGTCTGGATGGGGTGCGCGCGGCAACGCCCATCGGCAGGCTGGGAACGGCGGAGGAGATCGCGGATCTGGTGGTGTTCTTATCGAGCGATCAGGCTACGTTTATCCATGGCCAGGTCATTGAGATCAATGGCGGATTCTTCATGGCATGA
- a CDS encoding MFS transporter, with protein MSISAITDPSAETNATFTLSRMRWAMLAMAFFATVINYLDRQTLSVMAPVLLDQFHISAGTYSQIIFAFMLAYTIMNGISGPLLDRLGSRKGYSLTIAFWSAAEILTSLTTGAFSLGIYRFLLGMGEAGNYPAGVKVIGEWFPARERSLASGIFNSGAAIGAMLAPPLLAWCAISFGWKASFAIVGVLGFLWIAVWLLIYRTPPENPAEPTLPAPSVLSLIQDRFVWQFTLSKVFADPVWYFYTFWFPQYLKMSHGYTLAQIGKIGWIPFATAGLGNLAGGFLTMLILKLGVNDQTARRISVLFFSACMVCAFPAAMVSSAALSIALISTATFGYSGALANVLAIPRDLYPKNAVASIWGLASMGSGFGGMVFSLCTGWLVDHYSFRPVFMLFGTLPIIAATLVWTLPRMSRNSSVAA; from the coding sequence ATGAGCATATCGGCCATCACGGATCCGTCCGCGGAAACAAACGCCACATTCACGCTGAGCCGTATGCGCTGGGCCATGCTGGCCATGGCGTTTTTCGCGACGGTGATCAACTACCTGGACCGCCAGACGCTCTCCGTCATGGCTCCGGTATTGCTCGATCAGTTCCATATCTCGGCAGGCACGTACAGCCAGATCATCTTCGCCTTCATGCTGGCCTACACCATCATGAATGGCATCTCCGGGCCGCTGCTGGATCGACTCGGAAGCCGCAAAGGCTATTCGTTAACCATCGCTTTCTGGTCCGCCGCGGAGATTCTTACCAGCCTCACCACCGGTGCCTTCTCTCTCGGTATCTACCGCTTCCTGCTGGGCATGGGTGAGGCGGGCAACTATCCCGCAGGCGTGAAGGTCATTGGCGAATGGTTCCCCGCACGCGAGCGTTCGCTGGCCTCGGGAATCTTCAACAGTGGCGCGGCCATTGGAGCCATGCTTGCGCCACCACTGCTGGCATGGTGCGCCATCAGCTTCGGATGGAAGGCCTCGTTCGCCATCGTCGGCGTACTTGGTTTTCTCTGGATCGCTGTCTGGCTTCTGATCTATCGCACCCCACCAGAAAATCCAGCGGAACCCACGCTGCCCGCTCCATCCGTTCTTTCACTCATCCAGGACCGCTTTGTCTGGCAGTTCACGCTGAGTAAGGTCTTTGCAGATCCGGTCTGGTATTTCTACACCTTCTGGTTTCCGCAGTACCTGAAGATGAGCCACGGCTACACGCTGGCGCAGATCGGAAAAATCGGTTGGATCCCCTTCGCCACCGCTGGCCTCGGCAATCTTGCTGGTGGGTTCCTCACGATGCTGATCCTCAAACTTGGTGTGAACGACCAGACCGCTCGCCGCATCAGTGTTCTGTTCTTCTCCGCATGCATGGTCTGCGCGTTTCCCGCAGCTATGGTTAGCAGCGCCGCATTGAGCATCGCGCTCATCTCCACCGCAACCTTTGGCTACAGCGGCGCACTGGCTAACGTACTCGCCATCCCGCGTGACCTGTATCCGAAGAACGCCGTCGCTTCCATCTGGGGGCTTGCCAGCATGGGTTCCGGCTTCGGTGGCATGGTCTTCAGCCTGTGCACAGGATGGCTGGTCGACCACTACTCGTTCCGGCCAGTGTTCATGCTCTTCGGAACGCTGCCCATCATCGCAGCAACGCTGGTCTGGACACTGCCGCGCATGTCGCGTAATTCCAGCGTTGCAGCATGA